The following are encoded together in the Strongyloides ratti genome assembly S_ratti_ED321, chromosome : 2 genome:
- a CDS encoding RNA recognition motif domain and Nucleotide-binding, alpha-beta plait domain-containing protein gives MTMSAGNTQDTIQDPSVAVAAEVTVKQECDIKDKTSIAQEEQKSVTAPDTTENVTKETNGNATGAPAEEKTEEKSENANGPTGEQPPEPTEPEHFRKIFIGGLTANTTEDMLKEFFGQWGGYILDCVVMRDPSTKRSRGFGFVTYVCQADVDKAMVNRPHNIDGKVVDTKRAVPRDQSKGGDANLSSKRLYVSGIRESHTEEMLTEHFKKFGNVLKTEIINDKQTEKPRGFAFVTFDDYDCVDKCVLVKSHMINDLRCDVKKAVSREEMNRSAMNESGNSRDRRSAGGMKRRGTNHGLNGVPNKQGRRSESMGNRANRGGRDNGGFNSRNNGNQGGNFRGNDNFQGYGYQQGGPWGGPGNWGAGGHGGYGAGGFPQGGYGNQWGGNDGSWNMNGYGSGVQPQGGNWNPGNTSWNQGQSTPGGGNVRGSQWGNNVPNNPGWNGASRGGF, from the exons ATGACAATGTCTGCAGGGAATACTCAAGATACTATTCAAGATCCATCT gttGCCGTTGCAGCTGAGGTAACTGTAAAACAAGAATGTGATATAAAGGATAAAACTAGTATTGCACAAGAAGAACAAAAATCCGTTACTGCACCAGATACAACTGAAAATGTAACAAAAGAGACTAACGGAAATGCTACTGGTGCACCAGCAGAAGAAAAGACTGAGGAGAAGAGTGAGAATGCCAATGGTCCAACTGGAGAGCAACCACCAGAACCAACTGAACCGGAacattttagaaaaatttttattggtgGATTGACAGCAAATACCACTGAAGATATGcttaaagaattttttggACAATGGGGTGGTTATATTTTGGATTGTGTTGTTATGCGTGACCCAAGTACTAAGCGCTCGCGAGGATTTGGTTTTGTGACATACGTCTGCCAGGCAGATGTTGATAAGGCAATGGTGAACAGACCTCATAATATTGATGGAAAAGTTGTTGACACAAAAAGAGCTGTTCCAAGAGATCAATCTAAAGGTGGTGATGCCAATCTTTCATCTAAGAGACTTTATGTTTCCGGAATTAGAGAGTCTCATACAGAAGAAATGTTAACtgaacattttaaaaaattcggAAATGTTCTTAAG ACTGAAATTATAAACGATAAGCAAACCGAAAAACCTCGTGGATTTGCTTTCGTCACTTTTGATGATTACGACTGTGTAGATAAATGTGTTCTTGTTAAAAGTCATATGATTAATGATTTACGTTGTGATGTAAAAAAAGCTGTAAGCCGTGAAGAGATGAATAGATCTGCAATGAATGAATCAGGCAATAGCCGTGATCGTAGATCTGCTGGAGGTATGAAACGTCGTGGTACAAACCATGGTTTGAACGGAGTTCCAAATAAACAAGGTCGTCGTAGTGAGTCTATGGGAAATAGAGCGAATCGTGGCGGTCGTGATAATGGCGGATTCAATAGTAGAAATAATGGAAACCAAGGTGGAAACTTTAGAGGTAATGATAATTTCCAAGGATATGGTTATCAACAAGGTGGCCCATGGGGAGGACCAGGAAATTGGGGTGCTGGAGGTCATGGTGGATACGGTGCTGGAGGTTTTCCACAAGGTGGTTATGGAAATCAATGGGGTGGTAATGATGGTAGCTGGAATATGAATGGCTACGGAAGTGGTGTTCAACCACAAGGTGGAAATTGGAATCCAGGCAATACTAGTTGGAACCAAGGACAATCAACTCCAGGTGGTGGAAATGTTCGTGGTAGCCAATGGGGAAACAATGTACCCAACAACCCAGGATGGAATGGTGCTAGTCGTGGCGGATTTTAA
- a CDS encoding 60S ribosomal protein L39 yields MSSHKTFIVKRKLAKAQKQNRPLPQWFRMKTDNKIRYNAKRRHWRRTKLKLHFIVF; encoded by the exons ATGTCTTCTCACAAGACATTCATTGTTAAGCGTAAACTCGCTAAAGCTCAAAAGCAAAATCGTCCACTTCCACAATGGTTCCGTATGAAAACTGATAACAAAATCAGATACAACGCCAAACGCCGTCACTGGAGAAGAACAAAATTGAAGTT acattttattgtttt TTAA
- a CDS encoding Iron/zinc purple acid phosphatase-like protein codes for MNGNEEEEEPLLDECNRAEFMLEEQKPYKNVALFISLNLLFFETTAEKNNNFSEGHQQVHISLAKDYQSLMVSWVTFFDLSAMNKTPTVAYGVNNKTLNLTKSGSTEVFKHMTGNITRYFHKVILTDLSFDTTYYYKVGDGSTWSKIFHFHTFPSNSNNDIKICVLGDMDAGKNFTIIALTKAVSEKKCQLILHIGDIAYQLQKDDGLIGDDFMRQIEPIAAYVPYMVIDGNHEFDCYGFSHYEKRFAMPIEANKTSDLDHYYSFTIGPINFIALSSEIYGFYAVYGPDPIKRQGKWLKNELERIKKDKENHPWTIAYLHRPLYCYTKYHVDECNEYENSMIRRGYNDMPGLEEYFHDYNVDLVFYGHEHIYQRNYPVYNRTVYEYKDNIYHNPPATTYVLSGSGGCLRCTVEDEVDNNTVLPFGVFSSNQIGYTLVHVLNFTHINVSHISSKDDHIIDSFTIVKDIGYTMDKKTNDTPKGIYKPFELSKPNYPYLKPTNILLWCLDNTNMSLYEDRLIQNRSTTKKITIHINESATSRYPSISILYFAGVVIICAILNM; via the exons ATGAATGGAAATGAAGAAGAGGAAGAGCCTTTACTAGATGAATGTAATAGGGCGGAATTTATGCTTGAAGAACAGAAACCATATAAAAATG TTGCTCTTTTTATAAGcttaaatttgttattttttgaaactacagctgaaaaaaataacaatttcaGCGAAGGACATCAACAAGTTCATATTTCGTTAGCTAAAGACTACCAATCATTAATGGTATCATGGGTaacattttttgatttatctGCAATGAATAAAACACCAACAGTTGCATATGgagttaataataaaactttaaatttaactaaaTCAGGTTCTACAGAAGTATTTAAACATATGACAGGAAATATTACACGTTATTTtcataaagttattttaactGATTTATCATTTGACACTAcctattattataaagtgGGTGATGGTTCTACATGgagtaaaatatttcattttcataCATTTCCTTCTAATtctaataatgatataaaaatatgtgtACTTGGTGATATGGATGctggaaaaaattttacaatcaTTGCTCTTACAAAAGCTGTTagtgaaaaaaaatgtcaattaattttacatattGGTGATATTGCTTATCAACTACAAAAAGATGATGGTTTAATTGGTGATGATTTTATGAGACAAATAGAACCAATTGCAGCATATGTACCTTATATGGTTATAGATGGAAATCACGAATTTGACTGTTATGGTTTTTCACATTATGAAAAAAGATTTGCTATGCCAATTGAAGCTAATAAAACATCTGATCTGGatcattattattcatttacTATAGGtccaataaattttattgctCTCTCATCTGAAATTTATGGTTTTTATGCTGTTTATGGACCTGATCCTATAAAAAGGCAAGGTAAATggttaaaaaatgaattagaaagaattaaaaaagataaggAAAACCATCCATGGACAATTGCTTATCTTCATCGACCATTATATTGCTATACAAAATATCATGTTGATGAATGTAATGAATATGAAAATTCAATGATACGAAGAGGTTACAACGATATGCCTGGTCTTGAAGAATATTTCCACGATTATAATGTAGATTTAGTGTTTTATGGACATGAACATATTTATCAAAGAAATTATCCTGTTTATAATAGAACAGTTTATgaatataaagataatatatatcataatCCACCAGCAACAACATATGTTTTATCGGGCTCTGGTGGCTGTCTACGCTGTACTGTTGAAGATGAAGTAGATAATAACACAGTATTACCTTTTGGTGTTTTTAg TTCTAATCAAATTGGATATACCTTAGTtcatgttttaaattttactcATATAAATGTTTCACATATAAGTTCAAAAGATGATCATATTATTGACTCTTTTACAATAGTCAAAGATATTGGTTACACTAtggataaaaaaacaaatgatACACCAAAAGGTATTTATAAACCATTTGAATTGAGTAAACCAAATTATCCATATTTGAAGCCtacaaatatattactttGGTGTCTCGATAATACCAACATGTCTCTATATGAAGATAGATTAATTCAAAATAGAAGTAccactaaaaaaattactattcATATTAATGAAAGTGCTACTTCAAGGTATCCTtcaatttcaatattatattttgcaGGTGTAGTAATTATTTGTGcaatattaaatatgtaa
- a CDS encoding m7GpppN-mRNA hydrolase codes for MALTNKNRHFSTYEDALDDLLFRFVNFIEEDEVNDLVRVMFHIEQAWWTYVDHTLPSNPHLKSKPFHTFTVDIINHSPFLQHFKDQSHNALEVFREYKKNIPTCGTIIVDSSLEYCLVLSMYSSSKNFGFPKGKINQNEELVDCAIRETYEETGFDCSSHIHKNIFFDAKINQSSCRLYLVTGIPLDFKFKPKARHEIKKIQWLLINALPNSKDDFENAALCDGKPGNFFLILPFVKQLKNVIRKLRNPHADVNTFSNNCNSSMTMKRNVEIRPSRSSAFKPVKRDISQENIEYKKVYSKSECGTPRKTNNISSYSTGKSNDKDKGEPNFHQNQLLNNLLTEDEKTGADFFRNYGYDNTTVTPAIKSINKKKIDGKKKKNDSSQVCNNTVIKENKKEVNNHSTNVQNNVSKKNLDKSIKPPKKAKSLSGRKTEDLSPSKSQISSNLLREFQETNEGSGKRGITNTTSKKKNNEKKLSSNKDVLPSSKEQLTTRITPQYSGIDFIKIFYNTQGSK; via the coding sequence atggcACTTACAAATAAAAACAGACATTTTAGCACATATGAAGATGCATTGGATGATTTATTATTTcgttttgtaaattttatagaGGAAGATGAAGTTAATGATCTTGTACGGGTTATGTTTCATATCGAACAGGCCTGGTGGACGTATGTTGACCATACACTTCCTTCAAATCCCCATTTGAAGAGTAAACCATTTCATACATTTACAGTGGATATAATTAATCACTCACCTTTTCTTCAACATTTCAAAGATCAATCACATAATGCATTGGAAGTATTTagagaatataaaaaaaatatacccACTTGTGGTACAATTATAGTTGATTCAAGTCTTGAATATTGTTTAGTTTTATCCATGTATTCTTCCTCCAAAAATTTTGGTTTTCCAAAAGGCAAAATAAACCAAAATGAAGAGTTAGTTGATTGTGCTATTAGAGAGACATATGAAGAGACAGGTTTTGACTGTTCAAGtcatatacataaaaatatcttttttgaTGCTAAAATTAATCAATCTAGTTGCCGTCTTTACCTAGTCACTGGCATTCCATtagattttaaatttaaacctAAAGCAAGacatgaaattaaaaaaattcaatggTTGTTAATTAATGCTTTACCAAATAGTAAGGATGATTTTGAGAATGCAGCTTTATGCGATGGAAAACCaggaaatttttttcttatattgcCTTTTGTAAAACagttaaaaaatgtaattagaAAATTAAGAAATCCTCATGCTGATGTTAAtacattttcaaataattgtaatagTAGCATGACTATGAAAAGAAATGTTGAAATAAGACCATCAAGATCTTCTGCTTTCAAACCTGTAAAAAGAGATATATCACAAGAAAAtatagaatataaaaaagtttactcAAAATCTGAATGTGGAACACCAAggaaaacaaataatatatcatcaTATAGTACAGGAAAAAGTAATGATAAGGATAAAGGTGAACCAAATTTTCATCAAAAtcaattgttaaataatcttCTGACGGAAGATGAAAAAACTGGAGCtgatttttttagaaattatgGTTATGATAACACGACTGTAACACCAgcaattaaaagtattaataaaaaaaaaattgatggcaaaaaaaagaaaaatgatagTTCCCAAGTTTGTAATAATACtgttattaaagaaaataaaaaggaAGTTAATAATCATTCAACAAATGTTCAAAATAATgtgagtaaaaaaaatttagataaatCAATTAAGCCACCAAAAAAAGCTAAATCATTAAGTGGTAGGAAAACGGAAGATCTTTCTCCATCAAAATCACAAATTTCATCAAATTTACTTAGAGAATTTCAAGAAACTAATGAGGGTAGTGGTAAAAGAGGAATCACAAATACTACcagtaagaaaaaaaataatgaaaaaaagttATCGTCAAATAAGGATGTTTTACCTTCATCTAAAGAACAATTGACAACTAGAATTACTCCACAATATTCTGGTATTGATTTCATAAAGATTTTCTACAACACACAAGGATCAAAATAG
- a CDS encoding Signal recognition particle receptor subunit alpha homolog: MIDLFTIFGKGGIVLWCFQEGGQYFRETINDLIQNVILQERGNFNNYSSNNVTLKYKLDNEFEIVFLVVYQSFIQLTYADKLLSEIQIRFRDMYKNVLDDKNLLNSQNTELFKNFDKEFKKIINRVREEAIKQEEIHQKPRTFQESEKSKKTVESMMLNKENKTKKKDNKKGKENVDNEKTIDKSISPISSTPASPSSDIDEEVMKNRASMMAKLKGKAKMPSSPPQPSIHEKKKGKKARVWGYGNDVDVPEVLDYSTDGGKKMELKDGEFENEEVKKFVEDHRSMVGNYKGDLPGLDEGSDEDNDNDEEIVNDSNKKSGWFSSLSKLISNKQLTDDDIEPILKEMKETLISKNVASEPAEKICQSVGGKLTGKVIGTFNRVKTIVKEAMRESLVQLLTPKRRVDILRDIVEAKREGRPYVIVFCGVNGVGKSTNLSKVTFWLNENGHRVLIAAGDTFRAGAVEQLRTHMRNLNSLHPDSVQLYEQGYGKDPAGLAAGAIMAASERGIDVVLVDTAGRMQDNEPLMRSLSKLIRMNEPDLVLFVGEALVGNEAVDQLVKFNQALADNSVPGQVPRLIDGIVLTKFDTIDDKVGAAISMTYITGQPIVFVGCGQTYTDLKNLNVNAVVNSLLR, encoded by the exons ATGATTGAcctttttacaatttttggTAAAGGAGGTATAGTTTTGTGGTGTTTTCAGGAGGGTGGACAATATTTTAGAGAAACAATCAATGATCTTATACAAAATGTTATTCTCcag gaAAGAggaaattttaacaattattcATCTAATAAtgttactttaaaatataagttaGATAATGAATTTGAAATTGTTTTCTTA gtTGTATATCAAAGTTTCATACAACTTACTTATGCTGACAAGTTATTAAGTGAAATACAAATACGTTTCAGagatatgtataaaaatgttttagatgataaaaatttattaaatagtcAAAATAcagaattatttaaaaattttgataaagaatttaaaaaaattattaatagagTACGGGAAGAGGCTATTAAACAAGAAGAAATACACCAAAAACCAAGAACATTTCAAGAAAGTGAGAAATCTAAAAAAACAGTTGAATCAATGatgttaaataaagaaaataaaactaaaaagaAGGACAATAAAAAAGGAAAAGAAAATGTTGATAATGAGAAGACAATTGATAAAAGTATTTCACCTATCTCCTCAACACCAGCATCACCATCATCTGATATTGATGAAGAAGTTATGAAAAATAGAGCTAGTATGATGGCAAAATTAAAAGGTAAAGCAAAAATGCCTTCCTCTCCTCCACAACCTTCTATAcatgaaaaaaagaaaggAAAAAAAGCACGTGTTTGGGGATATGGAAATGATGTTGATGTTCCAGAAGTTTTAGATTATTCAACAGATGGTGGTAAAAAAATGGAATTAAAAGATGGTGAATTTGAAAATGAGGAAGTCAAGAAATTTGTTGAAGATCATAGATCTATGGTTGGTAATTATAAAGGAGATCTTCCTGGTCTTGATGAAGGAAGTGATGAAGACAATGATAATGATGAGGAAATTGTCAAtgattcaaataaaaaaagtggTTGGTTTAGTTCCCTATCGAAgttaatatcaaataaacAACTAACTGATGATGATATAGAaccaattttaaaagaaatgaaaGAAACACTTATTTCAAAGAATGTAGCTAGTGAACCTGCTGAGAAGATTTGCCAATCTGTTGGTGGTAAACTAACTGGTAAAGTAATTGGTACCTTTAATCGTGTCAAAACTATTGTTAAAGAAGCTATGAGAGAAAGCTTGGTACAATTATTAACACCAAAAAGACGTGTTGATATATTAAGAGATATTGTTGAAGCAAAAAGAGAAGGTAGACCATATGTAATTGTATTTTGTGGTGTTAATGGTGTTGGAAAGTCTActaatttatcaaaagttACTTTTTGGCTTAATGAAAATGGACATAGAGTTTTGATTGCTGCTGGTGATACATTTAGAGCTGGTGCTGTTGAACAACTTAGAACTCATATGAgaaatttaaattctttaCATCCAGATTCTGTACAATTATATGAACAAGGATATGGTAAAGATCCAGCTGGTCTTGCTGCTGGAGCAATTATGGCAGCCTCTGAAAGAGGTATTGATGTTGTATTAGTTGATACTGCTGGTAGAATGCAAGATAATGAACCATTAATGAGATCACTTTCTAAACTTATAAGAATGAATGAACCTGACTTAGTTCTTTTTGTTGGTGAAGCATTAGTTGGTAATGAGGCTGTTGATCAATTAGTTAAATTTAATCAAGCACTAGCTGATAATTCAGTACCAGGACAGGTTCCTAGATTAATTGATGGAATTGTTTTGACAAAATTTGATACTATAGATGATAAAGTAGGTGCTGCTATTTCCATGACATATATTACTGGTCAACCAATTGTTTTTGTTGGATGTGGACAAACATATACTGatttaaagaatttaaatgttaatgcTGTTGTTAATTCATTACTTCGTTAA
- a CDS encoding Protein Optix, translating to MAAAGAEHLQKLWMHLAMNTFPNFGNPQQNSQQSTLPPPLTGGMANFGGLASLFPVNLAPGSTPNPITNPTTPNSLSFSAEQAIKTVEKLEETGEVERLAHYLCRLPPNIANEISKNESVLRAKALVCFRTGNFRELYSILENHKFTSGNHGKLQAMWQEAHYQEAENIRGRPLGPVDKYRVRKKFPMPRTIWDGEQKTHCFKERTRSLLREWYLQDPYPNPTKKKELAKATGLTAMQVGNWFKNRRQRDRAAAAKNKQHGYGMDGLGGKNKSPGSDNSDSDMDDDLLNRSVTSTPTNYDENNKDLVVGGDSNKEDSISPNNLLSKLAPTSLLSTMGPVFSGNHLQPTFDNIFSNFGVSSQQSPNPPINGTLFPSSMEHFKILMQNPLFQQLQQQMMFQQQQAQQMQQQQLLQCLQKQQTSLNTPEKTSDSECTVSPICDDVSGKDKNLLKKSKLSIDEILNIKKNNNLDDCEKIEDNEHHNNNESTSESNTSTDYLDPQSPDSKNEENLENGKEKDDEKIKVEGDEIEENENQDEKETKL from the exons ATGGCTGCTGCAGGGGCAGAGCATCTCCAAAAGTTATGGATGCATTTGGCAATGAATACATTTCCTAACTTTGGTAATCCTCAACAAAACTCCCAACAATCAACTTTACCACCTCCATTGACAGGTGGAATGGCAAATTTTGGAGGATTAGCTTCATTGTTTCCTGTTAACCTTGCTCCAGGGTCAACACCTAATCCTATCACAAATCCTACTACACCAAACTCACTTTCTTTTAGTGCAGAACAG gcAATAAAAACTGTAGAAAAACTAGAAGAAACTGGTGAGGTGGAACGTCTAGCACATTATTTATGTAGATTGCCACCAAATATAGCTAATGAGATATCTAAAAACGAGTCTGTTTTGAGGGCTAAAGCTTTAGTCTGTTTTCGTACCGGTAATTTTCGTGAATTATATAGTATCTTAGAAAATCATAAGTTTACATCTGGTAATCATGGAAAGTTACAAGCTATGTGGCAAGAAGCACATTATCAGGAGGCTGAAAATATACGTGGAAGACCTTTAGGACCTGTAGATAAATATCGTGTTAGAAAGAAGTTTCCAATGCCTAGAACAATCTGGGATGGAGAACAAAAAACACATTGTTTTAAAGAAAGAACGAGATCATTATTAAGAGAATGGTATTTGCAGGATCCTTATCCAAAcccaacaaaaaaaaaagaattagcTAAAGCAACAGGGCTTACAGCTATGCAAGTTGGTAACTGGTTTAAAAACAGAAGGCAAAGAGATCGTGCAGCTGCAGCCAAAAATAA acaACATGGATATGGAATGGATGGTTTAGGAGGTAAAAACAAAAGTCCAGGATCAGATAATTCTGATTCAGATATGGATGATGATTTACTGAATAGAAGTGTAACTTCAACACCAACAAATtatgatgaaaataataaagatctCGTAGTAGGTGGTGATAGTAATAAAGAAGATAGCATAAGTCcaaataatcttttatcaaaattagcACCAACATCACTTTTATCAACAATGGGTCCAGTCTTTTCCGGTAATCATCTTCAACCAacatttgataatatattttctaattttggTGTTTCATCTCAACAATCACCTAATCCTCCCATTAATGGAACATTATTTCCATCTAGTATggaacattttaaaattttaatgcaAAATCCTTTATTTCAACAGTTACAACAACAAATGATGTTTCAACAACAACAAGCTCAACAAATGCAACAACAACAATTGTTACAATGTTTACAAAAGCAACAAACATCACTTAATACACCAGAAAAAACATCAGATTCAGAATGTACTGTTTCACCAATTTGTGATGATGTTTCAggaaaagataaaaatttactaaaaaaatcaaaGCTATCAATagatgaaatattaaatattaaaaaaaataataatttagatgattgtgaaaaaattgaagataatgaacatcataataataatgaaagtACTTCAGAATCAAATACAAGTACTGATTATCTTGATCCACAGTCACC